In Patescibacteria group bacterium, a single window of DNA contains:
- a CDS encoding mannosyltransferase family protein, with the protein MKRSEILFIISSFLVWRVFILVVAIFSIKYLPLFSQNYFGGGYSNYISNPIFWGHGNFDGEHYLSIAQNGYQPLEYFFFPLFPLLIRFLTISKSLINFAWTGIIISNLFFLISLFFLYKLVKIDYSDKIAKPVMLLLLLFPTSFYFGNIYTESLFFLLAILSFYFARKKNYLVAAFFVALASATRVIGIFLLPVIFVEWFFERRHNYLEFLEILIISPIGLLYYMYFLLKETHDPLIFVHQVSIFGQQRSSSLVILPQVIYRYIFEIFPHVSYLYFPNVFTTYLEFSFAILFLALIIFGVFKLRLSYSLYAAVAFIIPTLAGSFSSMPRYILVIFPVFILVGVYLAKLPKIYTYVLFFVMIVLFVIAESFFWRGYWVS; encoded by the coding sequence ATGAAACGATCTGAAATATTATTTATAATTTCTTCTTTTCTGGTTTGGAGAGTTTTTATTTTAGTAGTAGCAATCTTTTCTATTAAATATCTTCCACTTTTTAGCCAAAATTATTTTGGCGGTGGATATTCTAACTATATTTCCAATCCAATTTTCTGGGGTCATGGAAATTTTGATGGCGAACATTATTTATCAATTGCTCAAAACGGTTATCAACCTCTTGAATACTTTTTCTTTCCTCTTTTTCCGTTACTAATTAGATTTTTAACAATTAGTAAGAGTTTAATTAATTTTGCTTGGACTGGAATTATAATTTCAAATTTATTTTTCTTAATTTCATTATTTTTTTTATACAAATTAGTAAAGATTGATTACTCAGATAAAATTGCAAAACCTGTAATGCTTTTGCTTTTACTTTTCCCGACATCTTTTTATTTTGGAAATATATATACAGAGAGCTTGTTTTTTTTGCTTGCTATCTTATCGTTTTATTTTGCGCGGAAGAAAAATTATTTAGTTGCAGCTTTCTTTGTAGCATTAGCGTCAGCAACAAGAGTTATTGGTATTTTTCTACTTCCAGTTATTTTTGTCGAATGGTTTTTTGAAAGAAGACACAATTATTTAGAATTCTTAGAAATATTAATTATTTCTCCAATTGGGCTTCTTTATTATATGTATTTTTTATTGAAGGAAACTCACGACCCACTTATCTTTGTGCATCAGGTCTCTATTTTTGGACAACAGAGATCTTCAAGTTTGGTAATTTTGCCACAAGTAATTTATAGATATATTTTTGAAATTTTTCCACATGTTTCTTACCTTTATTTTCCAAATGTTTTTACAACTTATTTGGAATTTAGTTTTGCAATTTTATTTTTAGCACTTATTATTTTTGGAGTTTTCAAACTTAGACTTTCGTATTCGCTTTATGCTGCAGTTGCTTTTATTATTCCAACTTTGGCTGGAAGTTTTTCTTCAATGCCAAGATATATTTTAGTTATATTTCCTGTTTTTATTCTTGTTGGAGTTTATTTAGCCAAACTTCCTAAGATTTACACATATGTTTTGTTTTTTGTTATGATTGTTTTATTTGTTATTGCAGAGTCATTTTTTTGGAGAGGATACTGGGTTTCATGA
- a CDS encoding glycosyltransferase family 1 protein translates to MRVAIDSGPLTGGDAIRGIGFHTKELLKELEKLQNKDFQIEAVDFKNADLSKYDVIHYPYFIPHALTLPFVKPSKKVIVTIHDLIRLIYPENYPPGIKGQLKFLIQKFNLRNVDSIITISETSKKDIVRFLNINPEKIFVTYLAPQTKMKTKSEQKLNLPKDFVLYVGDVNFNKNLLNLAKAIKIAKLKLVIVGKQAVNENVDDNIENKPWREFLRLYKNDPDIIRLGFVEDLDDVFKKATLYCQPSFYEGFGLPILEAFERNVPVVASRTQALVEVGDNSCVYFDPKNPDDIAEKLLEVFKDKKLQDELIKKGRNRLKKFSWEKCARATLSVYETI, encoded by the coding sequence ATGAGGGTAGCGATTGACAGTGGACCACTAACTGGAGGAGATGCAATTCGAGGAATTGGATTTCATACAAAAGAATTATTAAAGGAATTGGAAAAATTACAGAACAAAGATTTTCAAATTGAAGCGGTGGATTTTAAAAATGCAGATTTAAGTAAATATGATGTTATTCATTACCCATATTTTATTCCACATGCTTTGACACTTCCGTTTGTTAAGCCATCTAAAAAAGTTATTGTTACAATACATGATTTAATTAGGTTAATTTATCCTGAAAACTATCCACCTGGAATTAAAGGGCAACTAAAATTTTTAATTCAAAAATTTAATTTAAGAAATGTGGATTCAATAATTACAATTTCGGAAACTTCAAAAAAAGATATTGTTAGATTTTTGAATATTAATCCAGAAAAAATTTTTGTGACATATCTTGCGCCACAAACAAAAATGAAAACTAAATCAGAACAAAAATTGAATTTACCAAAGGATTTTGTTTTATATGTAGGGGATGTTAATTTTAATAAAAATTTATTAAATCTCGCAAAGGCTATTAAAATTGCAAAACTCAAATTAGTTATCGTTGGAAAGCAGGCTGTTAATGAGAATGTAGATGACAATATTGAAAATAAACCTTGGAGAGAATTCTTGAGATTATATAAAAATGACCCAGATATTATTCGATTAGGATTTGTTGAAGATCTGGATGATGTATTTAAAAAAGCGACGCTTTATTGTCAGCCCTCTTTTTATGAAGGATTTGGACTTCCTATTTTGGAGGCGTTTGAGAGAAATGTTCCAGTTGTTGCGAGTAGAACTCAAGCTTTAGTTGAAGTAGGCGATAATTCATGTGTCTATTTTGACCCAAAAAATCCGGATGATATAGCAGAAAAATTGTTAGAAGTTTTTAAAGATAAAAAACTTCAGGATGAGTTGATTAAAAAAGGAAGAAACCGACTAAAAAAGTTTAGTTGGGAAAAATGTGCAAGAGCAACTCTTTCTGTTTATGAAACGATCTGA
- a CDS encoding glycosyltransferase family 2 protein: protein MKLSVVLAVRNEEANLANCLESIKAIADEIVIVDEHSTDKTVEIAKKFKARVYEEPHHEIFHITKQKALDYAKGEWILQLDADEIITSELREEIEKIIKADNLELDEKTEAKFNDPKNSKKAKLFLRHQRILEQRDGSVDVMNGEIAAFFIPRVNLFLGKPLIHAGVYPDPAIRLVRKGKAHFGLKSVHDIMQIDGRVSWLFNDMLHNDSPTLNKYVMRLNRYTDLHAEELKEKHAPKNLLYLAYYSFYNFVIKFSTLWLRHKGYEDGIRGFLWSMFSAWHFPIAYFKYWTGDNL, encoded by the coding sequence ATGAAATTAAGTGTTGTACTTGCTGTCAGAAATGAAGAGGCAAACTTGGCTAATTGCTTAGAATCTATAAAGGCAATTGCAGATGAGATTGTAATTGTTGATGAACATTCGACTGATAAAACTGTTGAAATTGCCAAAAAATTTAAAGCACGAGTTTATGAAGAGCCTCACCATGAAATATTTCATATAACAAAGCAAAAAGCTTTAGATTATGCAAAAGGAGAATGGATTTTGCAGCTTGATGCTGATGAAATAATAACTTCTGAACTTCGCGAAGAAATAGAAAAGATAATTAAAGCTGATAATTTGGAGTTAGATGAAAAAACTGAAGCAAAATTTAATGATCCTAAAAATAGTAAAAAAGCTAAATTATTTTTGAGACATCAACGTATACTTGAACAAAGAGATGGTTCAGTTGATGTAATGAACGGCGAAATTGCCGCATTTTTTATTCCTAGAGTAAATTTATTCCTCGGTAAGCCATTAATACATGCCGGAGTTTATCCAGATCCTGCGATTAGATTAGTAAGAAAAGGTAAGGCTCATTTTGGATTAAAGTCTGTTCATGACATAATGCAAATTGATGGGAGAGTTTCTTGGCTTTTTAATGATATGCTTCATAATGATTCTCCAACTTTGAATAAATATGTAATGAGGTTAAATCGTTATACAGATTTGCATGCAGAAGAATTAAAAGAAAAACATGCACCTAAAAATTTACTCTATTTGGCTTACTATTCTTTTTACAATTTCGTCATAAAGTTTTCAACTTTGTGGCTTCGCCATAAAGGATATGAGGATGGGATAAGAGGGTTTTTGTGGAGTATGTTTTCTGCTTGGCATTTTCCAATTGCCTATTTTAAATATTGGACTGGAGATAATTTATGA
- a CDS encoding glycosyltransferase family 39 protein: protein MIKKYKNLILVAIIVLAFVLRFWQLNNYPALNADEASNGYDAYSLLLTGKDQHGNSWPIDFQSFNDYKPGLYVYLIMPFVKILGLNEWAVRIPGAFVGVISVYLIYLLVKELFKRDGVALVSAFFLSISPWHIQFSRGGWEVNVATFLITAGVLFWLKYFNGNQRKLWQLILSIILFVLSMYCYQATRVVTPLVGIGLVVIYWKQIWKNLSHVMTVIVLGIVLLLPLLLDFTHGGVLNRAAGVGLFADPGPRSRVEEQRGEHGADSNSFIVKALHNKVVNYTLAFAENWMSHFHGEFLFLSGDSVTRNKVPETGEFYLTDIVFLTIGGVIILRTLKKKETQILVMWIIVGPIASALTFQAPSALRAENIVIPLVIISAQGAIGLGIYLYKLLQNKILFKISILFIFALVIWGFARYEQMYWNHMSKEYPYSSQYGVKELVSYIEQSQDKYSKILVTDRYDQPYILFLFYMKYPPAKFQPQSTLGPKDQYGFSTVNHFDKYYFASIDFEKAKTENPNSLIAGTADEIPKEANIVKDVYGTNGFLYFRVVAN from the coding sequence ATGATTAAAAAATACAAAAATTTAATTTTAGTTGCAATTATTGTTTTAGCTTTTGTACTTAGATTTTGGCAACTAAACAATTATCCAGCGCTTAATGCTGATGAAGCATCCAATGGATATGATGCGTATTCATTACTTCTTACAGGAAAAGATCAACATGGAAACAGTTGGCCAATTGATTTTCAATCATTTAATGATTATAAACCTGGGCTTTATGTTTATTTAATAATGCCTTTTGTCAAGATATTGGGACTTAACGAATGGGCAGTAAGGATTCCTGGAGCTTTTGTTGGAGTAATTTCTGTTTATTTAATTTATTTACTAGTGAAAGAATTATTTAAAAGAGATGGTGTAGCTCTAGTTTCTGCTTTCTTTCTGTCGATTTCTCCGTGGCATATTCAGTTTTCAAGAGGCGGTTGGGAAGTAAATGTTGCAACATTTTTGATAACCGCTGGAGTTTTATTTTGGCTTAAATATTTTAATGGTAATCAAAGAAAACTCTGGCAATTAATTTTAAGTATAATTCTTTTTGTTTTATCAATGTACTGTTATCAGGCAACAAGAGTTGTGACGCCGCTTGTTGGAATTGGTTTGGTAGTTATTTATTGGAAACAAATTTGGAAAAATTTATCACATGTGATGACTGTGATTGTTTTGGGAATTGTTTTACTTTTGCCTCTTCTTTTAGATTTTACACATGGAGGAGTTTTAAATAGAGCTGCAGGAGTTGGACTTTTTGCAGACCCAGGGCCCAGAAGCCGTGTTGAAGAACAACGAGGAGAACATGGAGCAGACAGTAATAGTTTTATTGTCAAGGCGTTACATAATAAAGTTGTAAATTATACTCTTGCTTTTGCAGAAAACTGGATGAGTCATTTCCACGGCGAATTTTTATTCCTTTCCGGAGATTCAGTGACGCGTAATAAAGTTCCTGAAACTGGAGAATTTTATTTAACTGATATTGTTTTTTTAACAATTGGTGGAGTAATTATCTTGCGAACTTTAAAGAAAAAGGAAACACAGATTCTAGTTATGTGGATTATTGTTGGGCCGATTGCTTCTGCTCTTACTTTTCAGGCACCGTCTGCGCTTCGGGCTGAAAATATTGTAATACCACTAGTAATTATCAGCGCTCAAGGCGCTATTGGCTTAGGTATTTACTTGTACAAATTACTGCAAAATAAAATCTTATTTAAGATTAGTATTTTATTTATATTCGCACTTGTGATTTGGGGATTTGCAAGATATGAACAGATGTATTGGAACCACATGAGTAAAGAATATCCTTACTCATCTCAGTATGGAGTGAAAGAACTTGTGAGTTATATAGAGCAAAGTCAGGATAAATACTCTAAAATATTAGTCACAGACCGATATGATCAGCCGTATATTTTATTTTTATTCTATATGAAATATCCGCCGGCAAAGTTTCAACCACAAAGCACACTTGGGCCAAAGGACCAATATGGATTTTCGACAGTTAACCATTTTGATAAATATTATTTTGCAAGTATTGATTTTGAAAAAGCAAAAACAGAAAATCCAAATAGTTTGATTGCAGGAACAGCTGACGAAATTCCAAAAGAAGCAAATATTGTAAAAGATGTTTATGGAACAAATGGATTTTTGTATTTTAGAGTGGTAGCTAATTAA
- a CDS encoding glycosyltransferase family 39 protein: MPKKWVLIIVVLATALFLRLYKINTNPPGLTPDEAALSYNAYSILKTGKDEYGTFLPIIFKSFGDYKPGLYVYLDIPFVATLGLNETSARLPSVVAGIFTVYLVYLITEELFKDKRLAFISLVVAATNPWLIYFSRGAWEVNVCLTLTLAGIYFFLKALNKNQKYFIVSAIFFALTLIDYQGAKLSTAIVLFILGILYWKQVLKLKFKYLTIAFILGLIISLPVILSLFNGQSGRLAVFSVFSYPRPADYLQAFLSEANVKKGSITYDLFYNEPLNFARGILGRFFNHFSGRFLFFEGDWANPRHTPPNQGVLVVGDIMFLAIGAIAFLKNKVQKETIFIVLWLILAPLPSILSRDQVHALRSLNLAIPFVIIITFGIYFAINNLRKVFLFLLIPIYIATYIYFLDAYFVHQPAHNSQYWEYGYKQMVSDVTAIQNNYKQVIIQQSYDQPYIYFLFYNKYNPAKWQKQAKLIQDAGADVGHVDHMDNICFCAIDWSRDRGDHGDLVVGDISVIPPLDSNDPKEFTLIDEIKYLNGQTAWRLLGVK; encoded by the coding sequence ATGCCTAAAAAATGGGTTTTGATTATTGTTGTTTTAGCCACTGCTTTGTTTTTGAGGCTTTATAAAATTAATACAAACCCTCCGGGATTAACTCCTGATGAGGCCGCACTTAGTTATAATGCTTATTCAATTTTAAAAACTGGCAAAGACGAATATGGAACTTTTTTGCCAATTATTTTTAAATCGTTTGGGGATTACAAACCCGGGCTTTATGTATATTTAGATATTCCTTTTGTTGCGACTTTGGGACTCAACGAAACCTCTGCAAGATTGCCATCTGTAGTCGCAGGAATTTTTACCGTCTATTTGGTTTATTTAATTACTGAAGAATTGTTTAAAGATAAGAGACTTGCTTTTATTTCTTTGGTTGTTGCTGCAACCAATCCCTGGCTTATTTATTTTTCAAGAGGAGCTTGGGAAGTAAATGTTTGTTTAACACTAACACTTGCTGGGATTTATTTTTTCTTAAAAGCGTTAAATAAAAATCAAAAATATTTTATCGTATCTGCGATATTTTTTGCATTAACTCTAATAGATTATCAGGGAGCAAAATTATCGACTGCAATAGTTTTGTTTATTTTGGGAATCTTATATTGGAAACAAGTTTTAAAATTAAAATTTAAGTATTTAACTATAGCTTTTATTTTAGGGCTCATTATTTCGTTACCTGTAATTTTAAGTTTGTTTAATGGCCAAAGCGGAAGGCTTGCAGTTTTCAGTGTATTTTCATACCCGCGCCCGGCAGATTATTTGCAAGCGTTTTTGAGTGAGGCAAATGTTAAGAAGGGGAGTATAACTTATGATCTTTTTTATAATGAGCCGCTTAATTTTGCTAGAGGAATTTTAGGAAGATTTTTCAATCATTTTTCCGGACGATTCTTGTTTTTTGAAGGGGATTGGGCAAACCCAAGGCATACTCCCCCAAACCAGGGAGTACTGGTTGTTGGAGATATAATGTTTCTCGCGATTGGGGCAATTGCGTTTCTGAAAAACAAAGTACAAAAAGAAACTATATTTATAGTTTTATGGTTAATACTTGCACCACTCCCATCAATACTTTCCCGCGATCAAGTGCACGCGCTTCGTTCTTTAAATCTTGCAATACCGTTTGTAATAATTATTACTTTTGGAATTTATTTTGCGATTAATAATTTAAGAAAAGTATTTTTATTTTTGTTAATTCCGATTTATATTGCAACTTATATTTATTTTTTGGATGCTTATTTTGTACATCAACCTGCACATAATTCGCAATATTGGGAATATGGATATAAACAAATGGTATCGGATGTTACAGCAATTCAAAACAACTACAAACAGGTAATTATTCAGCAATCATATGATCAGCCGTATATTTATTTTCTTTTTTATAATAAATATAATCCTGCAAAATGGCAAAAGCAGGCAAAACTTATACAGGATGCTGGAGCTGATGTTGGGCATGTGGATCATATGGATAATATTTGTTTTTGTGCAATTGATTGGTCGCGGGACCGTGGAGATCATGGAGATTTAGTTGTTGGAGATATTTCTGTAATTCCGCCACTGGACTCCAATGATCCAAAAGAATTTACTTTAATTGATGAGATAAAATATTTAAATGGACAAACTGCTTGGAGGCTTTTGGGAGTGAAATGA
- a CDS encoding isoprenylcysteine carboxylmethyltransferase family protein: protein MISGKLITLYWIIFLLYWKLSAQNVKPTKEMKQSFTKGWLWAGRIFFIALFIISFSGAIPFLSNELFLVSNSFIFASSVTVFIGLVIAIIARNTLSKNWSGNIEIKKNHELITSGVYGIIRNPIYTGIITMCTGTFLAARNLASLLFLIFMTIFCIYKLKEEEKLLQKHFPKTYPSYKKKVKSLIPFMY, encoded by the coding sequence ATGATAAGTGGAAAACTAATAACTCTTTATTGGATTATTTTTCTTCTATATTGGAAATTAAGCGCACAAAATGTAAAACCAACCAAAGAAATGAAACAATCTTTCACAAAAGGTTGGCTCTGGGCAGGAAGAATATTTTTTATCGCACTTTTTATAATTAGTTTTTCAGGAGCTATCCCCTTTTTATCCAATGAATTATTTTTAGTATCCAATTCTTTTATTTTTGCGAGTTCCGTTACTGTCTTTATTGGTCTAGTAATTGCAATCATTGCAAGAAATACTTTATCCAAAAACTGGAGCGGCAATATTGAAATAAAAAAGAATCACGAACTCATAACTTCAGGGGTTTATGGAATTATTAGAAATCCAATTTATACAGGAATTATTACGATGTGTACTGGAACTTTTCTTGCAGCAAGAAATTTAGCAAGCTTATTGTTTTTAATATTTATGACAATCTTTTGTATTTATAAACTAAAAGAAGAAGAAAAATTATTACAAAAACATTTCCCAAAAACGTATCCAAGTTACAAGAAAAAAGTTAAATCTTTAATTCCTTTTATGTATTAG